One Niabella beijingensis DNA window includes the following coding sequences:
- a CDS encoding Lrp/AsnC family transcriptional regulator: protein MKRTIQTAESAIPVLPADLDQKDLEILKLLQGNARMSVKDIAAKIHLSPTPVHERIRRLEESGIIKQYATLLDAQKLNKGLMVICYVSLKQHDKKAGLKFIQAINGLNEVVECYSISGEYDFMLKVMAKDMAGFYDFHVNRLSQVENLGHVQSVFVMGVIKETHQIIF, encoded by the coding sequence ATGAAACGTACCATTCAAACAGCAGAATCGGCTATCCCTGTATTGCCTGCAGATCTTGATCAGAAGGATCTGGAGATCCTGAAGCTGTTACAGGGCAATGCCCGGATGTCGGTAAAGGACATCGCCGCAAAGATCCATTTAAGTCCCACGCCGGTACACGAGCGGATCCGGCGACTGGAAGAGAGCGGTATCATCAAGCAATATGCGACCCTCCTGGATGCCCAAAAGCTGAATAAGGGCTTGATGGTGATCTGTTATGTTTCGCTGAAGCAACACGATAAAAAGGCCGGCTTGAAGTTCATCCAGGCCATTAACGGGTTGAATGAAGTGGTGGAATGCTACAGCATTTCAGGAGAGTATGACTTTATGCTGAAAGTAATGGCAAAGGATATGGCGGGGTTTTACGATTTTCATGTGAACCGGCTGAGTCAGGTGGAGAACCTGGGTCATGTGCAGAGTGTGTTTGTAATGGGCGTGATCAAGGAAACGCACCAGATCATTTTTTAG